The following coding sequences are from one Pelmatolapia mariae isolate MD_Pm_ZW linkage group LG4, Pm_UMD_F_2, whole genome shotgun sequence window:
- the LOC134625599 gene encoding uncharacterized protein LOC134625599, whose amino-acid sequence MSEARKELQEALCHYTTDTLTYIHTVRAFCEMFSKWMLWRDTEVEMMRDIKDRLEALDLNINHVTKSEEKGKAFVEYMKSKVTVNVDSKRAELENELVEVLKDTASGLESLSSFLDAVEKLAVTSLHVFTENQVLHLPEGISPEYVQAVIMAARVICPLLLEFKRDDNAFFLPKLQNVEVLAYQLDRYIQTSKIICEKLDKSCFSDFGLKMAVETVVDLDVDLSEDDIQRMLDHVNQLDEIRMNEQFRMVFLFQEKPCHGFISEFDKRQPTMLQFLKELEETAVQLDRMNKGAKISSVAGSSVGAVGGVLSIVGLALIPFTAGVSLALTMTGVGLGITSGVNSAVTTATEVGVNATQRKKASEVFKNFMEDVQSLQSCLEEVTSQTIAKLDALDINMVVGVGKIAAKAGAIGKGIDALVDAASAVKVLQTEELLTSAGKVVAQEGQALRNAPRVASDIPDIGQAAAKGTLALSKSARAGLIAVNALFLGMDIFFICKDSMSLAKGSETEVSQFIRARAALWSSEIDSWQKMHDSLNKGLPTSEKKKAVLETPIYLEMEVKKQSEAERVEPSAE is encoded by the exons atgtcTGAGGCAAG AAAGGAGCTACAGGAGGCCTTGTGCCACTACACCACAGACACCCTCACCTACATCCACACAGTGAGAGCATTCTGTGAGATGTTCTCTAAATGGATGCTCTGGAGAGACACCGAGGTAGAAATGATGAGGGATATCAAAGATAGACTTGAAGCACTTGACCTAAACATCAACCATGTTACTAAATCAGAGGAAAAAGGTAAAGCCTTTGTGGAGTATATGAAGAGCAAGGTGACTGTGAATGTAGACAGCAAGCGTGCAGAGCTGGAGAATGAGCTGGTTGAAGTGTTGAAGGACACTGCAAGTGGCCTGGAGAGTCTCAGCAGCTTCCTGGATGCAGTGGAGAAGCTGGCAGTGACCTCACTGCATGTGTTCACAGAGAATCAGGTGTTACACCTTCCAGAAGGGATCAGTCCTGAGTATGTTCAGGCTGTCATCATGGCTGCACGAGTGATCTGTCCACTGCTGCTGGAGTTTAAAAGAGACGACAACGCCTTCTTCCTTCCCAAACTCCAGAATGTGGAAGTGCTGGCATATCAGCTGGACAGATACATACAGACCTCCAAGATAATCTGTGAGAAGTTGGACAAAag CTGCTTCAGTGACTTTGGTCTGAAGATGGCTGTAGAAACTGTGGTTGATCTTGATGTGGATTTGTCTGAGGATGACATACAGAGAATGCTTGATCACGTAAATCAGCTTGATGAGATCAG GATGAACGAGCAGTTCCGAATGGTGTTCTTGTTCCAGGAGAAACCGTGCCATGGGTTCATTAGTGAGTTCGACAAGCGACAGCCCACGATGCTGCAGTTTCTAAAGGAGCTGGAGGAGACAGCTGTTCAGTTAGACAGAATGAATAAGGGGGCAAAAATTTCCAGTGTGGCAGGCAGCTCCGTGGGAGCAGTTGGAGGTGTGTTGTCCATTGTTGGTTTGGCATTAATTCCTTTCACAGCAGGAGTTTCTCTAGCTTTGACAATGACTGGAGTCGGGCTGGGAATCACCAGTGGAGTCAACAGTGCTGTGACCACTGCAACAGAGGTTGGAGTGAATGCTACACAACGAAAGAAAGCCTCTGAAGTCTTCAAGAACTTTATGGAGGATGTACAGAGTCTCCAGAGTTGTCTGGAGGAGGTGACCAGTCAAACCATTGCCAAACTGGACGCACTTGACATAAATATGGTTGTGGGAGTTGGCAAGATTGCAGCTAAAGCTGGTGCTATTGGAAAGGGTATTGATGCACTTGTTGATGCCGCTTCTGCTGTTAAGGTGTTACAAACTGAAGAGCTGCTCACGAGTGCTGGGAAAGTCGTGGCTCAAGAAGGACAAGCGTTACGTAATGCACCCAGGGTTGCCTCAGACATCCCAGATATTGGTCAGGCAGCAGCCAAAGGGACCCTTGCACTCTCCAAGTCAGCAAGAGCAGGTCTCATTGCAGTCAATGCTCTCTTCCTTGGCATGGATATTTTCTTCATCTGTAAAGACAGCATGAGTCTGGCTAAAGGCAGCGAGACTGAAGTCTCACAATTCATCAGAGCCCGAGCTGCACTTTGGAGCTCAGAGATCGACTCATGGCAGAAGATGCATGACTCTCTGAATAAAGGTTTGCCaacatcagaaaaaaagaaggctgTCCTGGAGACTCCAATTTATCTGGAGATGGAGGTGAAGAAACAGAGTGAAGCAGAAAGGGTAGAACCATCTGCTGAATGA